DNA from Candidatus Limnocylindrales bacterium:
GCGGTGGGAGTCGGGCTCCGGTCCGAACACTACCCGCATCTGCTCGAGAGGCCTCGAACCACGGTCCAGTGGTTCGAGGCCATCTCGGAAAACTACATGGACACCGCCGGCCGCCCTCTCGCCGTCCTCGAAAAAATCCGCTCGAGCTTTCCCGTTGCGCTGCACGGCGTCTCGCTGTCGATCGGCTACAAGCCGCCGCACGGCAATGCCGTCCTGCAGGAAGCGTTCGGCGAGCAGCGGACGCGATACCTTTCGCGTCTGAGGGAGCTCGTTCGCCGCATCGATCCGATGATCGTCTCCGATCATCTGTGCTGGACCGGCGTTCCGGGCGGCAACGTGCACGACCTTCTTCCGACGCCGTTTACCGATGAGGCGCTCGACTGGATCACGTCGCAGGTCGACGAGGTGCAACAGGCGCTCGGGCGTTCGATCGTGCTCGAGAACGTGTCGAGCTACCTGACCTGGGCGTCGTCGACGCGAAGCGAACAGGAATTCCTCGTCGAGGTTGCGCGAAGGTCGGGCTGCAGGATCCTGCTCGACATCAACAACGTCTACGTGAGCGCGCGCAACCACGGCTTCGATGCGCGCGAATATCTCGGAGCGATCCCCGCCGATCTCGTTGCCCAGGTCCATCTTGCCGGGCATACCGATTGCGGCACGCATCTGTTCGACACGCATTCGGCGCCGGTCTGCGACGATGTCTGGGACCTGTTCGCCGAAACGATCGTGCGTCTTCCGGGCGTTCCGGTGCTGATCGAATGGGACGCCGAAATTCCTCCGTTCGAACGGCTGGAAGCGGAAGCTCAACAGGCGGCGAAGCGCGCATCCGATGCGAAACGGCTTGCCCACCGCGATGCCGCCCCAGGATCCGCCGCCGAAATCGCGGCAGCCTGAGCCGCCGATGCATTCGCGCGACGACATTCCCGCTCTCTCGCTCCGGCAGGCAGCGTTCGCGCGCGCCGTCTCCTCCGCCGACGGCATCTGGCCCGACGATCTTCTTGCCGGCGTGATTCCCGGCGGAACGCTCGACGCGGCTGCTGCGCTTGCCGTGTATCGCAACGGATACTTTGCACGCCTGACCGAGCAGCTCGGCGAGACGTACAGGACGATCTGGCGCGCGCTCGGCGACGAGACTTTTTTCTTGCTGTGCGCTGCATACATCCGCACGCATCCGTCGACGTCGTACAACCTGTCCGAGTACGGCCGGGAATTTGCCGAGTTCCTCGCAACCACGCCGGAGGCAGCCGACGCCGTGTTCCTGCCGGAGCTCGCCCGCTTCGAGCTCGCGTTTCACGACCTGTTTCACGCGCCCGCGCACGAGCCGCTCGATGCCGCCGCGCTGGCGGCGATCGGCGATCTCACCGGCGTTCGTCTTCATTTCGGCAGCGCCGTCCGACTGATGGCGTGCGGGCACGCGGTGCGCGATCTTTTCGGCCATCGCCACGACCCGGACGATGCGGAGCCGCCGCAGCTCGACATCGACCGGCCGCAGTGGATCGTGATGTGCAAGCGCGGCACGGATGTCGTGCTCGAGGAGATCGGCCGCAGCGCATTCGTCACGCTCGAAGCGCTCGCTCGCGGAGTCTCGATCGACGAAGCTCTTGACGAGGCGGCTACCGTAGATCCGGAGTTTTCCGCCGCCGACGTGTCGCGCTTGTTCGAGACGATCGCGCTCTGCGGGCTCGTCACCGGCTGGTCGCGCTGAGTCGCAGTGGTCGCGCCGAGACGGAATGCTGCGTCTCTGTCACACCTCAGAAGTGTGAACTCCGTTCGTTATCTCGCGCGCGACGCGTCCGGGCGAACACTCGCTCAACCCGCCGGTTCTGCGCACTTCGCTGCGTAAGCTGGTTTGAGCGAGCCGCCAAGGCTGCTACGTTGGCTGCGAGGAACTCGCGTGATCCCGCTGCCGCAGCACATCCGCATCTTTCCACTGAGCGAAGTGGTGCTGTTCCCCGATACGCTGCTGCCGCTGCACATCTTCGAGCCTCGCTACCGCAAGATGCTCGCCGATTCGCTCGCGAGCGACCGCCTGATCGGGATGGTGCTGCTCAAGGATCCCCAGGCCGAGCCGCGGCCGAGCGTGTATCCGATCGGATGCGCCGGAACGATCGTCGAGCACAAGCCGTTTGCCGACGGACGCTCGCTCGTCGTGCTCAAGGGCATGGTCAAGTTCCGCATCCGCCGCGAGCTCGACGTCGATGAGCCGTATCGCGTCGTCGAAGCGCAGGCGCTTTACGAAGGGCCGCCGCCGATGGACAAGGTTCGCGGCTGGCGCGACGAGCTCCACGATTGCGTGCGCGATCTCGTCCGGGCCGCGTCGGGCGAAGAAGACACGGTCGAAAAGCTTTTCGAGAAGATCGACCTGCTGGTCATGACCAACGCGCTGTCGGCAAGCCTTCCGCTCGACGTTCTCGAAAAGCAGAGCCTGCTCGAATGCCCGACCGTCGAGGATCGCGAGCAGCGCCTTGCGGAGATCCTCCGCTTCAAGACCATCGAAGCCGAGCTCGGTCTCGATGCGTCGCGTCCGAGCGATTCCTGACCGCCGGGCTGCTCTTCTGTTCCGACCAGCGAAGTCATTCCCCAATCCGTCTGCCGAGGTGATGCGTTGAAACTGCCCCGTCCTGCACGCTGCGTGATCTTCGACCTCGACGGCGTCCTGCTCGACACCGAGCACTTCTACACCGAAGTCAGCGTCGAGATCTGCAGCCAGTACGGCAAGACGTTCGACTGGTCGGTCAAGCGCAACATGATCGGGCGCCCGTCGTTCGAGTCCGCCTGC
Protein-coding regions in this window:
- a CDS encoding DUF692 domain-containing protein yields the protein MGVGLRSEHYPHLLERPRTTVQWFEAISENYMDTAGRPLAVLEKIRSSFPVALHGVSLSIGYKPPHGNAVLQEAFGEQRTRYLSRLRELVRRIDPMIVSDHLCWTGVPGGNVHDLLPTPFTDEALDWITSQVDEVQQALGRSIVLENVSSYLTWASSTRSEQEFLVEVARRSGCRILLDINNVYVSARNHGFDAREYLGAIPADLVAQVHLAGHTDCGTHLFDTHSAPVCDDVWDLFAETIVRLPGVPVLIEWDAEIPPFERLEAEAQQAAKRASDAKRLAHRDAAPGSAAEIAAA
- a CDS encoding DNA-binding domain-containing protein codes for the protein MHSRDDIPALSLRQAAFARAVSSADGIWPDDLLAGVIPGGTLDAAAALAVYRNGYFARLTEQLGETYRTIWRALGDETFFLLCAAYIRTHPSTSYNLSEYGREFAEFLATTPEAADAVFLPELARFELAFHDLFHAPAHEPLDAAALAAIGDLTGVRLHFGSAVRLMACGHAVRDLFGHRHDPDDAEPPQLDIDRPQWIVMCKRGTDVVLEEIGRSAFVTLEALARGVSIDEALDEAATVDPEFSAADVSRLFETIALCGLVTGWSR
- a CDS encoding LON peptidase substrate-binding domain-containing protein, whose amino-acid sequence is MIPLPQHIRIFPLSEVVLFPDTLLPLHIFEPRYRKMLADSLASDRLIGMVLLKDPQAEPRPSVYPIGCAGTIVEHKPFADGRSLVVLKGMVKFRIRRELDVDEPYRVVEAQALYEGPPPMDKVRGWRDELHDCVRDLVRAASGEEDTVEKLFEKIDLLVMTNALSASLPLDVLEKQSLLECPTVEDREQRLAEILRFKTIEAELGLDASRPSDS